One Campylobacter magnus genomic window carries:
- a CDS encoding MoaD/ThiS family protein, with the protein MIKVCFLGPLSALGECEYDCANLSELKETLSKDERLAGWLKDCAISLNDEIITDLNTPLKDGDTLFVLPPVCGG; encoded by the coding sequence ATGATAAAAGTATGTTTTTTGGGGCCTTTATCGGCTCTTGGCGAGTGCGAGTATGACTGCGCTAATCTAAGCGAGCTTAAAGAAACTTTAAGCAAAGATGAAAGACTGGCAGGCTGGCTAAAAGACTGCGCTATAAGCTTAAATGATGAAATAATAACGGATCTAAATACGCCTTTAAAGGACGGCGATACTCTTTTTGTATTGCCACCAGTTTGCGGTGGATAG